One Huiozyma naganishii CBS 8797 chromosome 4, complete genome genomic region harbors:
- the BMS1 gene encoding GTPase BMS1 (similar to Saccharomyces cerevisiae BMS1 (YPL217C); ancestral locus Anc_6.234), translated as MEQSNKAHRKTKEKNTAKKKLHSQGHNAKAFAVAAPGKMAKQMQRTGDKNERKLHVPMVDRTPDDDPPPVIVCVVGPPGTGKTTLIKSLVRRLTKSTLTEINGPVTVVSGKHRRLTFLECPADDLNAMIDVAKIADLVLLMIDGNFGFEMETMEFLNLAQHHGMPRVLGVATHLDLFKSQSTLRASKKRLKHRFWTEVYQGAKLFYLSGVINGRYPDREILNLARFISVMKFRPLKWRNEHPYMLADRITDLTHPGLIETQGAQIDRKVALYGYLHGTPLASNPATRVHIAGVGDFPISQVEKLPDPCPTPYFQQKVDEYQRLKMKEESSTSTAATTTRRRKRLNDKDKLIYAPMSDVGGILMDKDAVYIDVGKKNEGPSFVPGEEKGEGEKFVTTLQNVDKTIGENFDNVGLQIFSNSAELHDVEDEQQESSEEDENEDHGRSQMRKPRVYGKSIQEADEDLDNLPSDDEIPQHEEIDFAFGDEENGKFGSESESENELNGQEEGSWERNAAGKLNVNINRKRKWDIGKLIYMENVSAEDCIKRWRNEDVDDEEGGDSDSDDSNEEDFFKKKDENSSKESNPKQTIDLEQFVPYFDTFEKLAAKWSSVDLIKNRFIRSAVERKASSKATDVDHPDSNEDEVFDDFEDLEAENDGELQNNAVDDRDGNESDDSFANFEEEEKKALTVEEERALNAEKKEKYLTQFELEEGENFKEDDPDNEYGTWYELQKAKMAKQLEINNTELDEMTPEQRQRIEGYKAGSYVRIVFEDVPMEFIENFNPKFPIIMGGLLPVELKFGILNARLRRHRWHKKILKTNDPLVLSLGWRRFQTLPIYTTTDSRTRTRMLKYTPEHTYCNASFYGPLCSPSTPFCGVQIVANSDTTGGFRIAATGVIEEIDVSVEIVKKLKLVGYPYKIFKNTAFIKDMFSSAMEVARFEGAQIKTVSGIRGEIKRALSKPEGHYRAAFEDKILMSDIVILRSWYPVEIKKFHNPVTSLLLKEKTEWKGVRLTGQIRAAMNLTTPTNPDSSYKKVERVDRHFHGLKVPKSVRKDLPFGSQIHQMKPQKKQTYMAKRAVVLGGEEKKARAFMQNVLTLSKAKDDKKKSKKADQRKERLKKLAKLEEEKTQKDKEKRKSISHMRGRREVAMTTMKDRAERGNRC; from the coding sequence ATGGAACAAAGTAATAAAGCCCATAGGAAGACGAAGGAGAAAAACACggccaagaagaagttgcatAGCCAGGGTCACAATGCCAAGGCCTTTGCCGTGGCTGCACCTGGGAAAATGGCTAAGCAGATGCAAAGAACCGGTGATAAAAATGAACGCAAGCTGCACGTTCCTATGGTAGACAGGACCCCAGATGATGATCCTCCTCCGGTTATTGTATGTGTTGTTGGTCCTCCGGGGACAGGTAAGACTACATTAATCAAGTCGCTAGTCAGAAGATTGACAAAATCAACGCTAACGGAGATCAACGGGCCAGTGACAGTAGTCTCTGGTAAACATAGAAGACTGACATTTTTGGAATGTCCTGCTGATGATTTAAATGCAATGATTGATGTTGCCAAAATTGCCGACTTAGTGCTGTTAATGATAGATGGTAATTTCGGGTTTGAAATGGAAACCATGGAATTTCTGAATTTAGCTCAACATCATGGTATGCCTAGAGTATTGGGTGTAGCTACACATTTGGATTTGTTTAAGTCACAGTCAACTTTGAGAGCTTCTAAGAAACGCTTAAAACACAGATTTTGGACTGAGGTCTATCAAGGTGCCAAATTGTTCTACTTGTCTGGTGTCATAAACGGGAGATACCCAGACAGAGAAATTCTGAATTTAGCCAGGTTCATATCCGTAATGAAGTTTAGACCtttgaaatggagaaaTGAGCATCCTTATATGCTGGCAGACCGTATCACAGACTTAACTCACCCGGGATTAATTGAAACTCAAGGTGCACAAATAGACCGGAAAGTTGCCTTGTACGGATACTTACACGGCACACCGCTGGCTTCAAACCCAGCAACAAGAGTTCATATCGCCGGTGTGGGCGATTTCCCTATAAGCCAAGTGGAAAAACTTCCAGATCCGTGCCCAACTCCTTATTTCCAACAGAAGGTGGATGAATATCAAAggttgaaaatgaaagaagaATCTTCAACCTCGACTGCGGCCACTACTACCAGAAGACGTAAAAGATTGAATGACAAAGATAAATTGATATATGCTCCAATGTCTGATGTTGGTGGTATTTTGATGGATAAAGATGCAGTTTACATTGATGTTGGTAAAAAGAATGAAGGTCCAAGCTTTGTGCCCGGTGAAGAAAAGGGGGAAGGTGAGAAGTTTGTCACTACCTTACAAAATGTTGACAAGACCATTGGAGAGAATTTCGACAACGTCGGGTTACAAATTTTCAGTAACAGTGCTGAATTGCatgatgttgaagatgaacaacAGGAGTCctctgaagaagatgagaaTGAAGATCACGGAAGATCCCAGATGAGAAAGCCTAGAGTGTATGGGAAATCAATTCAAGAAGCTGACGAAGATTTGGACAATTTGCCAAGTGATGACGAAATCCCGCAGCATGAGGAAATTGATTTCGCCTTTGGCGATGAAGAGAATGGAAAATTTGGCAGTGAGAGCGAAAGCGAAAATGAGTTAAATGGCCAAGAGGAAGGCTCCTGGGAAAGGAATGCGGCAGGTAAGTTAAATGTCAATATCAACCGCAAGCGTAAATGGGATATCGGTAAATTGATATACATGGAGAATGTTTCAGCTGAGGATTGTATCAAAAGGTGGAGAAATGAAGacgttgatgatgaagagggTGGTGATTCAGATTCTGATGACAGTAATGAAGAAGactttttcaagaagaaagatgaaaatTCTTCGAAAGAATCAAACCCAAAACAAACCATTGATTTGGAGCAGTTTGTTCCGTATTTTGatacttttgaaaaacttgcTGCTAAGTGGTCATCAGTAGATTTGATTAAAAACCGGTTTATAAGGTCTGCCGTTGAAAGGAAAGCTTCTAGTAAAGCTACTGATGTTGACCATCCTGACAGCAACGAGGATGAAGTCTTTGATGATTTCGAGGACTTAGAGGCTGAAAACGATGGAGAATTACAAAATAATGCTGTCGATGATAGGGATGGTAATGAGAGCGATGACTCTTTCgccaactttgaagaggaagagaagaaggcATTGACTGttgaggaagaaagagcaTTAAacgcagagaagaaggagaagtaTCTTACTCAATTTGAATTGGAAGAGGGTGAAAATTTTAAGGAAGACGATCCAGATAACGAATATGGTACCTGGTATGAACTCCAAAAGGCCAAAATGGCTAAGCAGCTGGAGATTAACAATACAGAGCTAGACGAGATGACCCCAGAGCAACGTCAGAGAATTGAAGGCTACAAAGCTGGTTCGTATGTTAGAATCGTTTTTGAGGATGTCCCTATGGAGTTTATTGAGAACTTTAATCCAAAATTCCCTATCATCATGGGTGGGTTATTGCCAGTAGAGCTGAAGTTTGGTATCTTAAATGCCAGACTGAGAAGACATCGTTGGCACAAGAAGATTCTAAAAACCAACGATCCGTTGGTTCTATCTTTGGGTTGGAGAAGATTTCAAACACTGCCTATCTATACAACGACAGATTCCAGAACTAGAACAAGGATGTTGAAATACACACCGGAGCATACCTACTGTAATGCCAGTTTTTACGGCCCATTATGCTCCCCTAGTACGCCTTTTTGTGGTGTCCAAATAGTTGCGAACAGTGATACTACTGGCGGTTTCAGAATTGCGGCAACAGGTGTCATTGAGGAAATCGACGTTTCTGTGGAAATTGTCAAGAAACTAAAATTGGTCGGTTATCCTTacaagatcttcaagaacacgGCATTCATTAAAGATATGTTTTCCAGTGCCATGGAAGTAGCGAGATTTGAAGGAGCTCAGATAAAAACTGTCTCTGGTATCCGTGGTGAAATCAAAAGGGCATTATCCAAACCAGAGGGCCATTATAGAGCTGCTTTTGAGGACAAGATTTTGATGAGTGATATTGTTATCTTGAGATCATGGTATCCAGTTGAGATTAAGAAATTCCACAATCCTGTAAcctctcttcttttgaaggagaagacCGAATGGAAGGGTGTAAGATTAACAGGTCAAATCAGAGCCGCCATGAACCTTACTACACCAACTAACCCTGATAGTTCTTACAAAAAGGTGGAGCGTGTTGATAGACACTTCCATGGGTTGAAAGTTCCAAAGTCTGTTCGAAAGGATCTACCATTCGGTTCTCAAATACACCAAATGAAGCCCCAAAAGAAGCAGACTTACATGGCTAAGAGGGCTGTTGTGCTCGGCggagaggagaagaaggctCGTGCTTTTATGCAAAACGTCCTAACTTTATCCAAGGCAAAGGACGATAAGAAGAAGTCTAAGAAGGCTGATCAACGTAAGGAGAGgttaaaaaaattggctAAATTAGAGGAGGAAAAGACCCAAAAAgacaaggaaaaaagaaagagtATTTCGCACATGcggggaagaagagaagtCGCGATGACAACGATGAAGGATCGCGCAGAAAGAGGTAACCGCTGTTGA
- the KNAG0D01020 gene encoding uncharacterized protein (similar to Saccharomyces cerevisiae ITC1 (YGL133W) and YPL216W; ancestral locus Anc_6.233), whose translation MVLRLGNIYKPRRTGSLPEKPRGALSWNIQCTGEWFIDYKAYNDALALYDRREFSSEFDPDNVTTLFTAKNHERTALESFSTRLKPALQKGIAKLVYTHMRTSNSVISPEQLFSIVENEFFIGEFVCLNEDDRLFIIKAKSKFDEVTDPVNGKEIFPKYFRYLITSTDTEKRYIVDQSQIHRTQNVLTLELITNFLRLLDCRESSELLDIVKIKNFELYRLISDWHLKRGINDLLENRSKTQNNKPLNHQTRRTSESDATNHQIQNGQPTKFPRLSETASSALNMAEISTMVTTPLSIQNDLLLPFQGALDRFKNTYYFNDKLEYLPCIDDTYKESIAVSRLLEIHQFCTTFGQLLQISSITFDDLVTTLKCTDPMEQVGEIVNIVKKSDEVLDTERSTWRRNVKIRSLINSLSNQELTYEILPNTEPSEKDLKLMDFAGSGLFCEILCSLLTLVIDENGDWRCLIMEEWIDNKTLEIPEIDEQLDKILNYNDVNWAERLSKRQFKNNYWIVCLLGVLQDSMHIAKYNEIVANFTKKIVPKEIKKDFTKQMFLQFCCDLTLAEKIDVLWVLVDIVINFSMDLRKWIDELPKLCTNIEYEISRLSHFQAKTLSRKTQSKAELLRLQKESKLEESWQTVKKDLDLFERMFTTMKQDKLFLFSKLSEYCNTRSQPLGRDKFGNCYYWFETVFPEEMGTGSYEKPRHSSGRLWVCGPGDEESEVLLNVKREIKHKWITIARSKGKVAATKEVFKIYRTDNGSYFTCDGDLDIEVVNCNGLVAQNSMLTTIQAKIVDETPEKLLLSNKEWLCFDGVANIRRLLHILNKWGQKESVLRANIEKIFLRITQGVDKTYILSHNHYYDNVEQKLLHEFDMNCRHNDIAKLTEEKGNNPFDLHTEPAVSRSEIVDLAKQLLSVRNNKQTRKIFHLLKKCEDKRVKLIERQMELLSRKSLGLGPNIYMEKTRRSKITDISLRRQMQILTDLLNHRHFRAIKDVSQWKNSYPTDTSDVHTRLVTILHNIIAKTKSDGYIKYLSGVIAREKTAIEAAKQAAQQAAQQAAQQAVQQAAQRQADTAKVLRVETPPASSSALPAASEQ comes from the coding sequence ATGGTGTTGCGACTTGGAAACATTTACAAACCGAGACGTACTGGATCATTGCCAGAGAAACCGCGGGGTGCGCTTTCATGGAATATTCAGTGCACAGGTGAGTGGTTTATAGATTATAAGGCATATAACGATGCATTAGCCCTCTACGACAGAAGGGAATTTAGCTCTGAATTTGACCCCGACAATGTTACAACTCTCTTTACTGCCAAGAATCATGAAAGAACAGCACTTGAATCTTTTTCGACCAGATTAAAACCGGCTCTGCAAAAGGGGATAGCGAAATTGGTATACACGCATATGCGCACGAGCAATTCTGTAATAAGCCCTGAACAGCTGTTTTCCATTGTTGAGAATGAATTTTTTATTGGCGAATTTGTCTGTCTAAATGAGGACGATCGACTGTTCATAATAAAGGCGAAATCTAAATTTGACGAAGTTACTGATCCTGTGAATGGAAAAGAGATATTCCCCAAATACTTCCGATATTTGATTACTAGTACTGATACCGAAAAAAGGTATATTGTTGATCAATCACAGATACACAGAACGCAAAATGTATTAACATTAGAGCTGATaaccaattttttgagatTGCTTGACTGTAGGGAATCTTCGGAGCTACTGGACATCgttaaaataaaaaacttTGAACTGTATCGGTTGATTTCTGACTGGCATCTCAAAAGGGGTATAAACGATTTATTGGAAAATCGCTCTAAAACTCAGAATAACAAACCACTAAACCATCAAACAAGACGAACCAGTGAAAGCGACGCAACAAACCATCAAATACAAAACGGACAGCCTACTAAATTCCCAAGGCTATCTGAGACTGCTAGTTCAGCTTTAAATATGGCAGAGATAAGTACCATGGTGACCACCCCACTGTCAATACAAAACGATCTATTATTACCATTCCAAGGTGCACTCGACAGATTCAAAAATACATATTACTTCAACGACAAGCTAGAGTACCTACCGTGCATTGATGATACTTATAAAGAATCAATCGCTGTGTCAAGGTTATTAGAAATTCACCAATTTTGCACCACATTTGGTCAGTTACTTCAAATATCTTCTATTACTTTTGATGACCTGGTCACAACACTGAAATGTACGGATCCAATGGAACAAGTTGGTGAGATCGTCAACATTGTGAAGAAATCTGATGAAGTCCTAGATACCGAAAGGAGTACCTGGAGAAGAAATGTTAAAATACGCTCATTGATCAACAGCTTATCTAACCAAGAGCTAACTTACGAGATACTCCCAAATACAGAACCTTCTGAAAAAGATTTAAAACTCATGGATTTTGCTGGGAGTGGTCTTTTTTGTGAAATACTTTGTTCCTTACTGACCCTTGTTATAGACGAAAATGGAGATTGGAGATGCTTAATCATGGAGGAATGGATTGACAACAAGACTCTGGAAATACCGGAGATTGACGAACAGTTGGATAAAATATTGAACTATAATGACGTTAATTGGGCAGAAAGATTGTCCAAGAGACAATTTAAAAATAATTATTGGATCGTCTGCTTACTCGGGGTGTTACAAGACAGTATGCATATAGCAAAATATAACGAGATCGTTGCCAATTTTACAAAGAAAattgttccaaaagaaattaAGAAGGATTTCACCAAACAGATGTTTCTGCAATTTTGTTGTGACTTGACGCTagcagaaaaaattgatgTCCTCTGGGTTTTGGTAGATATTGTAATCAACTTTTCTATGGATTTAAGGAAATGGATTGATGAACTACCGAAGCTCTGCACAAATATTGAATACGAAATAAGCAGGCTCTCACACTTTCAGGCAAAAACATTGTCCCGCAAAACACAATCCAAGGCCGAGTTACTTCGATTACAGAAAGAAAGCAAATTAGAGGAGTCGTGGCAGACTGTAAAGAAAGACTTGGAcctttttgaaagaatgtTCACCACCATGAAGCAGGACAAACTATTTctattttcaaaactttctgaaTATTGTAATACAAGATCGCAGCCTTTGGGTAGGGATAAATTTGGAAACTGCTATTATTGGTTTGAAACTGTCTTTCCCGAAGAAATGGGCACGGGTAGTTATGAAAAACCACGACACTCGTCAGGAAGGTTATGGGTATGCGGTCCAGGTGACGAGGAATCGGAGGTGCTACTGAATgtgaaaagagaaattaAGCACAAATGGATTACAATCGCTCGAAGCAAAGGTAAAGTGGCTGCCACTAAAgaagttttcaaaatttacAGAACAGATAATGGTTCATATTTTACTTGTGACGGCGACTTGGATATTGAAGTCGTTAATTGCAACGGATTAGTAGCTCAGAATTCTATGCTGACAACAATACAGGCAAAAATTGTAGATGAAACTCCTGAAAAATTACTCTTGTCGAACAAGGAATGGCTTTGCTTTGATGGTGTTGCAAATATAAGACGACTGCTACATATCTTGAATAAATGGGGACAGAAGGAAAGCGTATTACGTGCAAATATAGAGAAAATATTCTTACGGATTACACAAGGCGTGGACAAGACCTATATCTTGTCGCACAATCACTATTATGATAATGTTGAGCAGAAACTGCTCCATGAATTTGACATGAACTGCCGTCACAATGATATTGCAAAACTTACAGAAGAAAAGGGCAACAACCCCTTCGATCTTCATACTGAACCAGCGGTGTCACGTAGCGAAATAGTGGATTTGGCCAAACAATTGTTATCAGTGCGGAACAATAAAcagacaagaaaaatattccATTTGCTGAAGAAGTGTGAAGATAAGAGGGTGAAGTTGATAGAAAGACAGATGGAACTACTTTCCCGCAAATCGCTGGGTTTGGGACCTAACATATACATGGAGAAAACTCGTAGATCCAAGATTACAGACATTAGTTTGAGGAGACAAATGCAGATTTTGACGGATCTATTGAACCACAGACATTTCCGCGCAATCAAAGATGTCTCGCAGTGGAAAAACAGTTATCCGACGGATACTTCGGATGTGCATACTAGGCTGGTCACTATCTTGCACAATATCATCGCGAAAACAAAATCTGACGGATATATAAAGTACCTGTCAGGTGTTATCGCCCGTGAGAAGACAGCGATAGAAGCGGCAAAGCAAGCAGCACAGCAAGCAGCTCAGCAAGCAGCTCAGCAAGCAGTTCAGCAAGCAGCACAACGTCAAGCCGACACGGCCAAGGTATTGAGAGTAGAAACGCCTCCAGCGTCATCTTCAGCCTTGCCAGCGGCATCGGAACAATAA
- the CBP3 gene encoding Cbp3p (similar to Saccharomyces cerevisiae CBP3 (YPL215W); ancestral locus Anc_6.232) → MSLLNRSYPLLRNNMANVRLSAPSRCLMNTVNRLYTKEADSAEKTVFPLAHSKYESKQYKLPKWKESLGEFVIGTFRMDMDKIRAGPIAGSYYYSICKEQGLQYENEPLSESAKFFYEQLNLPRTFSEWFQITLLHEWMLFVRMRAMPFKYGRNYQQKLVDKTFTDIELRLFEEMNVKSGSIVDRYLKDFNTQMKGAIFAYDEGFFSDDATLATAVWRNLFGGRKNIDISDLEAVVKYIRSQLYVMSRMSDREFALGKFKFVPANESVKRLSAEEEKILKEQVIKKYENLEKSGVLLPSEKSNLSYTN, encoded by the coding sequence ATGTCTCTCCTGAATAGATCATATCCTCTATTGAGGAATAACATGGCAAATGTCCGGTTGAGTGCCCCGTCTAGATGTTTGATGAATACCGTTAATAGACTTTATACGAAGGAGGCTGATAGTGCGGAAAAGACGGTATTCCCACTAGCCCATTCAAAATACGAGTCCAAACAGTACAAATTACCAAAATGGAAAGAGTCCCTTGGTGAGTTCGTTATCGGCACCTTCCGTATGGATATGGATAAGATACGGGCTGGTCCAATTGCCGGCTCTTACTACTATTCCATCTGTAAGGAACAAGGTCTGCAATACGAGAACGAACCACTATCAGAGTCAGCAAAGTTTTTCTATGAACAATTAAACTTGCCGAGAACGTTCTCAGAATGGTTCCAAATCACCTTATTACATGAATGGATGCTATTTGTAAGAATGAGAGCCATGCCGTTCAAATATGGTAGAAACTACCAGCAAAAATTGGTCGATAAAACGTTTACAGACATCGAGCTGCGACTatttgaagagatgaaCGTAAAATCCGGCAGCATAGTTGATCGTTACCTGAAGGACTTTAACACACAGATGAAGGGGGCCATTTTTGCTTACGATGAGGGATTCTTTTCCGATGACGCCACTCTCGCAACCGCTGTCTGGAGAAATTTATTTGGAGGCAGGAAGAACATTGATATTTCCGATTTGGAAGCGGTGGTTAAATACATCAGATCTCAACTCTACGTCATGAGCAGAATGTCCGATAGAGAGTTTGCTCTAggaaaattcaaatttgtCCCTGCCAACGAAAGCGTTAAAAGACTAtctgcagaagaagagaagattttgaaggaacaaGTCATCAAGAAGTATGAAAACTTAGAAAAGAGCGGAGTACTTTTGCCCAGTGAAAAGAGCAATCTTTCCTACACTAACTGA